From Girardinichthys multiradiatus isolate DD_20200921_A chromosome 13, DD_fGirMul_XY1, whole genome shotgun sequence:
CCAAATATAGTGGGAAATCTAAATAAACTGAACCGCGTTAAACATCCAGAATGAGCTGAAAATCAGCTTGTTTATGGGGAACATGTGTGGGAACCCTGAGACTGAAACAATTGAGTAATTTTCCAGAAGACATGTCCAACTTTGTAGTTTTGTGTATCATAAATACTGACGGCATTTGGATCTGTGCTCACGCTGTTATATACCGCCTTCATTATTTACCTCAGAGTCAGATCCCACAGCGATGATCTGTGGGcgaagcacagagagcagaggctAGTTTCACTCTAATCTACCGTATCTACACAAACTTTGATTAAACTGATCTGGATTTACTTGTCCGAGAGTTTGACTTGCAGTTTCGGTCCAGTTGAACCTTCAGTTACTTTAACAAGGTATTTGTCTGTTTCTTTAAATAGTGTGAACACTCAGTGGTCTGCTGTGGCACATTGTTTCTTGAATGTTTGCGTGTTTTTCCTCTGCTGTAAAGACTTTTGGGGACTGTGCCTTTAAATGAGACTCTGCTTGCCAGGTCAGAGGGCAGCAATCAGACACattattagtttttgttttgtatgagGAAAATAATGAGCAACGTTCTTAACCACACTGTGATGTCAGCTCAttgctgtgcaaaagtcttgagcCATGCCACTTTTATTCATATAGTGCTTTCAAGGGAAAAGAGCGTAGAGGAATCCTTTAAAGCAGTCTCGGTCAGTGGTTGTCTAAGCTCTCAGAGGGTCTTACTTTGGCCACTGGATGCATTTGCACTCATTCTGAGGTTCCTgccaaaagaacaaagaagttTGGTTCAGCTGTTTTGTGCAGGATTCAGTGTCGAACCAACTGATGCATTTTTTCACTGCTGCTTGAACATGTTTCTGTGGGCTGTGTCCTGTCTCATACCTGAGTGACCATTCCCTCTGGATCTATTCCAGTGTACATGCGTAACCCTCAGATGCCTCCGTATGGGTCCCCTGGACAGCCTGGCTCTGCCTTATCCCCACGCCAGTCTTCAGGAGGCCAGATACATAGTGGAATGGGACCATATCCCCAGAACAATACTATGGGAAACTATGGCCCTCAGGGGGGGCAGTATGGCCCACAAGGTGAGGCTTGATTGTGACAGTGTGATTGCTTAATTAAATATAGAGCAGCAGTTAGAGTTGAGTTCTAACTATTCCTACGCAACTATGAAAGAAAATGCAACACTTTTCACGACATCGGTTTAAAActtgacagaaagaaaataggCTGCTAATCACTATGATGTTTAGGCATTACGATGACTGAAATGAGTCCAGATTTCCCATAATAGATATTAACTTTATTAAGTTATATGTTAAATCTGTACATGCTGTGGTGTTAAAGTTAAACCTATGGGTGAAAGCTAATTCCTCTCCTGCCAGAGTCAAAAAGCTCCAAGATGAATTCAATATATATGTCAACTTAAGTTACTCGGCTAACTACAAGTTGAGGAAGTAAGGTAACCTGGTAAACCTTGGTTTATCTTGACACCAGTAATCATGCCTGGATCTGACTCTGGATCTGCTTAGTCATGCCAAGCAgggtttctctgtgtttttatgaaTGCTGAAAACCGTGTGAACGATTTCCAGCCGGCATAGAACAACTATAgcctttttgtttgattgatgaTATCGCTTCACTTTGAAGTCTGAAATGGTTTCAGTGTTCTGTGAAGAAGTTCTGCCATGAGTCAGCATGCGGCGGAGGCCAGATAAAGCCTGTTTCATCAGGCGGCTTGTCAGAACAGGCAACACAGATTTAAATTTAGAGCCGAGCCTGTGAAACACTCCCATCATGAAGAAATGAATATGAGTTAGCCTTGTTTTACAGAACCACTGCTGGGATGGCCTGAACAAGCAGACATGACTACATTTGACACCTAAATGTGATCCATAATCCTTCCAGGTTATCCCAGGCAGCCAGGCTACACAGGGATGCCCAACACTAACTACCCCAGCGGAACCGGAATGGGCAGCTCCATGAGCCCCATGCCGGGTCAGGGCAGTGGGGTTCCATATGGAAGTATGCCATCCGGAAGGATAGGTCCGGGGCAGATGGGTCCTCGGCCCTACGCTCCCAGTATGGGTGCCAACATAGGAAGCATGCCTCCTCAGGTGGGGTCCGGCATGTGCCCCCCTCCAGGCATGAACAGAAAGGATGGGGGCCCCACCATGCACCACGGTCCTGCAAACTCCATACACAACAGGTGGGTGCTTTTTCTAACAGGCCAGAGCATCTCTGTGCGTTCATAGTCTCATGCTTGGAGAATGAATCCCATCTATTTGCTGAGTGTGTGTTGAGCCTGTTTGTGTGACCATGAGAGATGACTGCCTCTTTAAGACATGCAACCCAGTCTGTTGTTCAGTTTGGTGCCTGAGTGTGCAGCAGAGTCAATGGTGCAAATGTGAAGAGTGGCAGTGGTCAGCTAATCAGTGAATGACACCATCCCTAAAAGCAAGGATACAGAGTCAGGGTGCAGAGCACATGTCATGAAGTAAATTGACCTTTCTTCGAAAATAAATTTAACACTGTGAAAGTAACAATGAGAATACCAGTCTGAAGTCTTGTATATGTAGGTTTAGATTTATCAGGTAAGTCCTAAGATGCACACGGTTAAAATAAGCTATATTTTCTCTAGGCCCCCAGGCTATCCTAACATGTCCCAGGGTATGTTGGGACCAGGACCTCCCTATGGCCCAGGTATGAACAGCATGCACGGTGTAATGAACCAGGGAGGGCCGGGGCCTTATCCAGTGGGTGGGAACATGGCCAACAACACCCCCGGTGAGTCTAACTTACAATAGATCAGATGGTAGTGTGGCTGCTGTAAGACTTGCTCTTATATGGTTATGTTTTTCTCTTGAACCCAAACACTAAGGGATAGCACCTGGTTCTGAGTTTGGCATGGACAAAATGAACCCTACCCAAAAGGTCAACAACAAAGCTGATGGGACTCCAAAACCTGAATCCAAAAAGGTAAGAATCATCGTCTAGTTGACGTTTTTCATTCATGGTGTTTCCTCCGTCCTATGGATTATCTGTGTTGTCTTTTAGAAGTCCAGTTCTTCCACCATCACCAATGAGAAGATCACCCGGCTGTATGAGCTGGGCCCAGAGCCGGAGAGGAAGATGTGGGTGGACCGATACCTGGCCTTCGCTGAGGAGAAGGCCATGGGCATGAGCAATCTGCCCGCTGTGGGCCGCAAACCTCTCGATCTCTTCCGCCTCTACGTGTCCGTCAAAGAGATCGGCGGCCTTACCCAGGTTTGCCAGCAGTTTTGCACGAATTCAGCGTAAACATCTTGGTTTAGTACAGTACATCTAACCTGGGATTTCTCCCTCCATTCTTTCTTTCACGCCAGGTAAACAAGAATAAGAAGTGGAGGGAGCTGGCCACCAGTCTAAACGTGGGCACGTCGAGCAGTGCGGCCAGCTCGCTCAAGAAACAGTACATCCAGTGTTTATATGCCTTTGAGTGTAAGATTGAGCGTGGCGAGGACCCGCCCCCGGACTTCTTCAAtacagacacaaaaaagaaCCAGCCCAAGATCCAGCCCCCGAGCCCAGGTCAGAGTTGCTGTCAAATTATTCCACAGAAGTATTCAGTCCCTGTTAGTGttttcacgttacaaccacggcagactttgcagatttttattttcaaaacatgttgaaaatggTGTATCATTTTCCATCCATTTGACAATTACGCACTAGTTTGTGTTTCTCTAGCACATAGAATCCAAACCAAATGCATAAAAGTATGTGGCTCtaatgtgacaaactgcaagGTACCCTAAAATATCTAACTTTATTGTCATGTATGTAACGGTGACTTCTGTTGCAGCACTctgtttctacaaataaaaatccctaTGTTGGAAGTCCTGCATTTTCTCACACTGGAAATGCTTCTTATTTTAACCAACCGTCAGTGTTGGGTGTAGGTCAGGTTAGAAAAGGCAGTGGTCTGCTAAGGGCCATGCTGTTCCTTCTGAGCAGTTTGTTTTGGATGAACGTGTGTTGTAGCTGCCAGGAAGCAACAACACCAGGAGCAACCACGTGTTGCTTCAGTCTGGCTGGGACCCAGGCCCGTCAGACACTGGGCTCTGAGTCAGTGTCGGGTTGTTGTTGCAAGAGGCAATGTGGGGGTTGTCAGCTGGCAACAGGAAGAAGATCTGGGCATAGAGGTGGTGTGGCGGGAGGACCACGTGGGGCCATAAGGTGATCTGGCGATAGCAGTGCTCTATCAGTGGTGTCTCCTGGCTTCCTGTGCTTGGCCCAGAGCCACAGCAACACAGCGTCAGTCCCTGGAGATCAGGACTATGATGAATGGGGTTTCAGGGcgtttctctctgtttttgctgtgctACATaggcaatttttttttaaatccttacAAGACCCCCTCACCCCCCCGCCccttcatctttagtagaaggAAATCCCTGCCCTGGGGGAGGGGGGAGGGGTGGAGAGGCAGTGTGAGAACTGAAGAGGCtgatgtgagaaaatgtgaataaatgtgACCTGCCAGTGACCccaactgtgtgtgtttgtgtgtgtgtcgttTCAATGAATGGGAACCTGTGACTCATCAAACTGCCGTGCTAATAGTAAGAAGTCCTGAGCTCAAGTTAAGGATGAGCGATACTAtgtcacacacactcacaacacaaacaaaccatcACTCAgtctttctcacacacacatacacacactctctctctcactccctCAGATGGCTGACTCCTGCCTTCTATGGCCTCAATCAGTAATCGGTCAGAGTCAGGAGGTAGAGGGCGGGGGGGcaatgtctctcagctggcctagGAACACCTCAGCTTCCCCAAGAGCTGGAGAAggaagtctgggcgtctctgctgagactgctgcccccgcgattCGGTCCCGCATAAGCAGAAGACAACAAGAAAGATTTTACTGCTGCCAAAATGCCTAATGTTATACCATTGTTCTTGCAGCTGGTTCAGGGTCCCTCCAAGGGCCCCAAACTCCCCAATCAACCACCAGCTCAATGACAGAAGGAGGAGACCTGAAGCCTCCCACCCCAGCCTCCACCCCGCACTCACAGATGCCTCCGATGCCTGGTGTCAGGTATGATGTCAAAGccataaaatcatgttttgttaTGCTAATTTTGTCTGGAGTCACTATAATAACATTAAACCTTCCCCTTGTGGTGAACCTGCGGCATTACAGCAACAACTTCAACAGGAATCAAGTAAAATCCTGTGCATTattctatatacaggtccttctcaaaatattagcatattgtgaaaaagttcattattttccataatgtcatgatgaaaatttaacattcatatattttagattcattgcacactaactgaaatatttcaggtcttttattgtcttaatacggatgattgtggcatacagctcatgaaaacccaaaattcctatctcacaaaattagcatatttcatccgaccaataaaagaaaagtgtttttaatacagaaaacgtcaaccttcaaataatcatgtataattatgcactcaatacttggtcgggaatccttttgcagaaatgactgcttcaatgcggcgtggcatggaggcaatcagcctgtggcactgctgaggtcttatggaggcccaggatgcttcgatagcggcctttagctcatccagagtgttgggtcttgagtctctcaacgttctcttcacaatatcccacagattctctatggggttcaggtcaggagagtaggcaggccaattgagcacagtgataacatggtcagtaaaccatttaccagtggttttggcactgtgagcaggtgccaggtcgtgctgaaaaatgaaatctttatctccataaagcttttcagcagatggaagcatgaagtgctccaaaatctcctgatagctagctgcattgaccctgcccttgataaaacacagtggaccaacaccagcagctgacacggcaccccagaccatcactgactgtgggtacttgacactggacttctggcatttccttctccccagtcttcctccagactctggcaccttgatttccaaatgacatgcagaatttgcttttatccgaaaaagtactttggaccactgagcaacagtccagtgctgcttctctgtagcccaggtcaggcgcttctgctgctgtttctggttcaaaagtggcttgacctggggaatgtggcacctgtagcccatttcctgcacacgcctgtgcaaggtggctctggatgtttctactccagactcagtccactgcttccgcaggtcccccaaggtctggaatcggcccttctccacaatcttcctcagggtccggtcacctcttctcgttgtgcagcgttttctgccacactttttccttcccacagacttcccactgaggtgccttgatacagaactctgggaacagcctattcgttcagaaatttctttctgtgtcttaccctcttgcttgagggtgtcaatagtggccttctggacagcagtcaggtcggcagtcttacccatgattggggttttgagtgatgaaccaggctgggagttttaaaggcctcaggaatcttttgcaggtgtttagagttaactcgttgattcagatgattaggttcatagctcgtttagagacccttttaatgatatgctaattttgtgagataggaattttgggttttcatgagctgtatgccaaaatcatccgtattaagacaataaaagacctgaaatatttcagttagtgtgcaatgaatctaaaatatatgaatgttaaattttcatcatgacattatggaaaataattaactttatcacaatatgctaatattttgagaaggacctgtactctggAGGCCAGCAGTTTGGGAGCATGACTCACtaatcaaaatacatttttactttaattatcagGTAATACAAGGTTTTCTTGCTTAGACGTTGCTTTCTTCAAAATGACCCCCCTGTGGTGGTAACATTTATATCGGAAGCagactgtgatttatttttttatttttgctctgaagTTCTAACTCTTGCAAATCTTCCCAACTTTAAAAATAagtcttaattttcttttgtaacatttattttgcatttcaataaaagcaaaaggATCATCCAGTAAATGCGTCCCACAATCCACAGAACTCAGACTTGTTTTTAAGAAAGGCATTGTGAACAGAACGTGAGGTTGCTCATAAATCTTTGGCCTATACTGTCTTCAGGTATCTGATATAACAAACTGATTAGGCAGGGCAGAGTCTTAAATAAACCTACTGAAACATGCAATACAGTTTTAAATCTGGAGGTGGACTAATAAACATTCTGACTTTAACAACTCTTGTCATTCTGCAGGAGTAGTGTAAATCTGCAGGATCCTTTTGCTGATGGCGGAGACCCAGCGTTTTCCAGAAGAAACACCATGACTCCTAACTCTCAGGGCTACCAGCCGGGCATGGGCGGTCCAGAGATGATGAGTCGCATGGCTCCCTACGAGTCAAACAAAGACCCGTTTGGAGGCATGAGAAAAGGTAGGAGCATGTCTAACTGATACAAAACATTCCCTTCACACCAAATGGAAACATTGTTTGCACAAAACGTCATGCAGATGAATTTTTCAGGTACGAAACAACCAAAGGTCCAGATAGGCGCACTGACCCAATCCCATGCTACAGGCGTTGGAGCTGAAACTAACAACTTTgtcattttgcttttgtttctaaGCCGGAGAACAGTTCATGCCACCTAACCCTAACAGTGGAATGGGGGAACAATACAACAGAGGACCACCAGGTCCTATGGGGAACATGCCAATGGGTCAGCGGCAGCAGTACCCATATGGATATGAACGAAGGTAAGCACCCTATAAGCTGTTAGGTGTCAGCTTCAGGTCAGGCTTATTTGTCTTCGGAAACTGTCTGTATATTTAACAAACTGATGACGGCTACTGGTTGGTTTTACAGGCAGGAACCAGGCATGGGCCCTGATGGCAACATGGGGCCGGGAGCGCCTCAGGCCAATATGATGCCTTCTGGTTCTGACGCAGGGATGTATTCACCCAGCCGTCCTCCACCGCAGCAAAGGTCGGTACCATTCAGTGCATACTGGCCTGTCTTTCCTTTGAGGCATTTGTGACCATGACGGCAGGAATAATCTCCCTAGCATTCCAGGCTATGGATTTACTGTGGAGACCAAATGTAATTGCATTCATTCTTGGTTGTTGTCTTCAGGCATGATACCTATACAAATCAATACCCTGGCCAAGGGCCTCCCCCTGGTGGCCCATACCCTAATCAGCAGCCAGGAATATATCCACAGCAGCAACCTGTAAGGACTTTTCTACGCAGTCATTattctcaaaatgtttttgtgaagcAGAGACAGATGTTAATGCAATAATAATGGTGCTTATTGTTTTCTGCTAACAGAACTACAAGCGGCCCGTAGATGGAGGGTATGGCCCTCCAGCCAAGCGCCATGAGGGAGAAATATACAACGTTCCTTACAGtggtcagcagcagcagcctggaCCCCAGTCCTCTGGGCACCAGGGCCAGCAGGACATGTATAACCAGTATAATACATATCCAGGAGGAGAGCGCAGACCCCCAGGCCCACAGGGCCAGTTCCCCTTCCCCTTTGGTAGAGATAGAGGACCTTCATCTGCAGGTCCAAACTCCCAGACTCACATGCCTCCTCAGATGATGACAAGCTCAATGCCTTCCGGTCCTGACAGCCCCCAGGGCCCAGTGTGGCAGGGCCGCAATGAGATGGGTTATCCCAATTATCCCAACCGACAGGGACCTCCTGTACCAGGCCAGGGCCCTGGGTACCACGGCATGAACCGTTCAGGAGAGGAGATGATGCCTTCAGACCAACGCATGAACCACGAGGGGCAGTGGCCCGGTCACGTAAACCAGAGGCAGCCACCGTTTGGACCTGCCAGTTCTGGACCACCTATGACCAGACCCTTACCCTCAACTTACCAAGCTTCTCAGAACCACATTCCTCAGGTGTCAAGCCCAGCTCCCCTGCCCCGGCCTATGGAAACCAGGACATCCCCCAGCAAGTCCCCCTACATGCACCCTGGCATTAAGGTGCAGAAAGCTGGCCCCCCAGTGCCCGCATCGCATATCGGCCAGGCCCCTGTGCAGCAACCCATGATTCGACGAGATGTGGCCTTCCCTCCTGGCTCTGTGGAAGCTACCCAACCCCACCTTAAACCCAGAAGGCGGCTCACCATGAAAGACATTGGTAAAGAACTTGTTTCATCTTAAGCTCATGAAGTAAAAGACACATACAGGCAGTGAAGGTTCCAGTAATTTTGACTCATTGGCATTCTGTTCTTTCTTGAAAGGCACTCCTGAGGCTTGGAGAGTTATGATGTCCCTAAAGTCAGGTTTATTAGCTGAAAGCACCTGGGCCTTGGACACCATCAACATTTTACTGTATGATGACGGCAGCATTGCTACTTTTAATCTTTGCCAGGTAAGTCCCTCACCTTTGGTCGGGGCCTTGCATCAGCTAGGCAAACTGAACTAGATGGTCTTATCTCTTGGACCTTTCCGATTCATTTAccttttttgttggttttgcaGCTACCTGGGTTCCTGGAGCTCGTAGTGGAGTACTTCAGACGCTGCCTCATTGAGATCTTTGGCATTCTAAAGGAGTATGAAGTGGGAGACCCTGGTCAGCGCACCCTGATAGATCCCAATGCAGCTGAGGGTTCTGATGATGAAATTCCTATACCTGAGTATGAAGACATGGACACagatgaagaggaggatgaggagaatGAGGAAAGAAAGGCCAATCATGACACTTCCTCACAGGTGAAGGttaaagaggaggaggaagaaagcTCTCTAAAAGACAAGTCCTCAGaagatgaggatgaggaagagaAAAAGGAGTCTTCTATCAAGGAAGCCAGCTGCTCTACCTCAGGGTCTTCTCAGGACCCCAACGTCCACTTGGAAAAGCCCAAGCAGGCTAGCAAGTTTGATAAACTCCCCATCAAGGTGGTGCGTAAGAAGAACCCCTTTCAGTTAAACCACTTATCCAAGCTTGGGCAGCGGCAGAGTTTTGACAGTGGCCTGATACACTGGAGTATTGGCGGTGGCGACACTACTGAACACATCCAGACCCACTTCGAAAGTCAGATGGATCTCCTTAAGCAGCGGAAACGCATGCCACCGGCCACTGAAGGCCGCAAGAAGGTCAAGCTGGCGGGGACAATGACAACAGAAAACCCAGAGAAATCCAAGTTTTGTTTAGAAGACAAGGTTCAACAACAGCCGGCCCAGTCTTCTGATCCCAACAAGGCCTCAGGGGAGAAGACCCCTTCCTCTCTTCCCATTGGTGCACCAGTCACTGCAACCATTGATGATGTACTGTCGGCCCGACCGGGGTCGGTCACAATGGAAGTGGTCCGCGGAGGTGCTGAGGAGCAGAAGGAGAACGGCAAGTATCTGTTCAGCATAAACCCTGACCCTCAGAGCCGCCGCAACGTCAAAATCCTAGAAGATGAGCCCCACAGCAAGGACGAAACTCCTCTCAGCACTCTGTCGGACTGGCAGGACTCATTGGCCCGCCGCTGCATCTGCGTTTCCAACATCATCAGGAGCCTCTCCTTCGTTCCAGGCAATGACCTGGAAATGTCCAAACACCCAggcctcctgctgctgctgggccGTCTGGTGCTGCTCCA
This genomic window contains:
- the arid1ab gene encoding AT-rich interactive domain-containing protein 1A isoform X2 yields the protein MAAQVASVAALNTSPPSELKKPDRDPQDESVPGEKQHENKDTGPDAGSPVQKELQDGSDAGNAGGGGDPDMKNGNGNLPRVNNNSSNQNDTGGPEGNNLPGMGHHHPGPFPPPPYGYNQHYSRGPFPQHGGQQSPGMAAASGPGMMDLYPANSHEHGYHNNYNSYTPFQNRTSYQGQGYGPMSSPRNNQPPAAGGQPVKQQPAGGNTAMAASYNNQRYNMGSQQPTSTPTLNQLLTSPSSARSYSNYPQGDYNNQEGANKGTGDLSSSQYSGVHPGWQQRTHHPPPISPGNTGQPPSRSQPTSPMDQVGKMRGQPYGGSNPYSQHQQGPPTGPGPQQGGSYPGQSYGPPGPQRYPMGMQSRTPGTMGSMQYGQQMSAYGQQGPGGFGQQNQGYYSQHGPSPLPGQQQPPYSGQTQGSSGAPYSQQGHPSQPTGQHAQPGPPYQQSQGPHGPAAGQPPYSQPPQSHSGQPPYVSPQQQQQPQQQQQQQQQQQQGPGPQSQQGPQGQPGYQQTTGPGQAPQQQTPQQQQGPQQQQQQPGGPPPQAQQPPGHTQQSQQSPYSQTPPLQQPQQQQSPYQRFPPPPQELSQDSFSSQSSAPPSNQPNKSGQEDSMQGRPSSLPDLSGSIDDLPTGTEAVLSPGVSTSGVSSSQGEQSNPAQSPFSPHTPPHLPGIRGPSPSPVGSPASVTPSRTGPLSPAAVPGNQMPPRPPSVQSDNMMHSSMNQSAMGPDRGYPRQPGYTGMPNTNYPSGTGMGSSMSPMPGQGSGVPYGSMPSGRIGPGQMGPRPYAPSMGANIGSMPPQVGSGMCPPPGMNRKDGGPTMHHGPANSIHNRPPGYPNMSQGMLGPGPPYGPGMNSMHGVMNQGGPGPYPVGGNMANNTPGIAPGSEFGMDKMNPTQKVNNKADGTPKPESKKKSSSSTITNEKITRLYELGPEPERKMWVDRYLAFAEEKAMGMSNLPAVGRKPLDLFRLYVSVKEIGGLTQVNKNKKWRELATSLNVGTSSSAASSLKKQYIQCLYAFECKIERGEDPPPDFFNTDTKKNQPKIQPPSPAGSGSLQGPQTPQSTTSSMTEGGDLKPPTPASTPHSQMPPMPGVRSSVNLQDPFADGGDPAFSRRNTMTPNSQGYQPGMGGPEMMSRMAPYESNKDPFGGMRKAGEQFMPPNPNSGMGEQYNRGPPGPMGNMPMGQRQQYPYGYERRQEPGMGPDGNMGPGAPQANMMPSGSDAGMYSPSRPPPQQRHDTYTNQYPGQGPPPGGPYPNQQPGIYPQQQPNYKRPVDGGYGPPAKRHEGEIYNVPYSGQQQQPGPQSSGHQGQQDMYNQYNTYPGGERRPPGPQGQFPFPFGRDRGPSSAGPNSQTHMPPQMMTSSMPSGPDSPQGPVWQGRNEMGYPNYPNRQGPPVPGQGPGYHGMNRSGEEMMPSDQRMNHEGQWPGHVNQRQPPFGPASSGPPMTRPLPSTYQASQNHIPQVSSPAPLPRPMETRTSPSKSPYMHPGIKVQKAGPPVPASHIGQAPVQQPMIRRDVAFPPGSVEATQPHLKPRRRLTMKDIGTPEAWRVMMSLKSGLLAESTWALDTINILLYDDGSIATFNLCQLPGFLELVVEYFRRCLIEIFGILKEYEVGDPGQRTLIDPNAAEGSDDEIPIPEYEDMDTDEEEDEENEERKANHDTSSQVKVKEEEEESSLKDKSSEDEDEEEKKESSIKEASCSTSGSSQDPNVHLEKPKQASKFDKLPIKVVRKKNPFQLNHLSKLGQRQSFDSGLIHWSIGGGDTTEHIQTHFESQMDLLKQRKRMPPATEGRKKVKLAGTMTTENPEKSKFCLEDKVQQQPAQSSDPNKASGEKTPSSLPIGAPVTATIDDVLSARPGSVTMEVVRGGAEEQKENGKYLFSINPDPQSRRNVKILEDEPHSKDETPLSTLSDWQDSLARRCICVSNIIRSLSFVPGNDLEMSKHPGLLLLLGRLVLLHHRHPERKQAPVTYEKEEEEDEGVSCDRDEWWWDCLEVLRENCLVTLANISGQLDLSIYPESICLPLLDGLLHWAVCPSAEALDPFPTLGPHSSLSPQRLVLETLSKLSIQDNNVDLILATPPFSRLEKLYGSLVRLVGERKVAVCREMAVVLLANLAQGDSLAARAIAVQKGSVGNLLGFLEDSLAATQYQQSQSSLLQMQGGPHFEPTSVDMMRRAARALHALAKVEENHSEFTLYESRLLDISVSPLMNPLVSQVICDVLFLIGQS